One segment of Toxoplasma gondii ME49 chromosome VI, whole genome shotgun sequence DNA contains the following:
- the SRS22E gene encoding SAG-related sequence SRS22E (encoded by transcript TGME49_238490~Gene product name based on ToxoDB Community Expert Annotation.~Signal peptide predicted by SignalP 2.0 HMM (probability 1.000) with cleavage site probability 0.429 at residue 22) codes for MKFSLLTLGALALAAQQTSAVAADNTLESAQQAKDTTCSKNKSLSFNITQAGEFILFTCGEDVPTLDPAFNASTPEMFEGDNRVKIRDFLPGATLENVTTADAATATLVASATAAKYNFTVPSLPSDDHSLHVYCRKDASKTREEEKNECKVTFHIASSAVRPVMAASAVAGVVASLLHFA; via the coding sequence ATGAAATTCTCCCTCTTGACACTGGGTGCCCTCGCCCTCGCTGCCCAGCAAACCTCTGCCGTGGCAGCCGACAACACACTAGAGTCCGCTCAGCAGGCCAAAGATACCACTTGCTCGAAGAACAAATCGCTGAGCTTCAACATTACGCAAGCTGGTGAATTTATCCTCTTCACTTGCGGTGAAGACGTCCCCACCCTGGACCCGGCGTTCAACGCCAGCACTCCGGAAATGTTCGAGGGAGACAACCGCGTCAAAATTCGCGATTTCCTCCCCGGTGCGACACTAGAAAATGTCACGACGGCGGATGCTGCCACGGCAACTCTGGTTGCAAGTGCTACCGCGGCAAAGTACAACTTTACAGTCCCCAGTTTGCCCAGCGACGATCACAGCCTTCATGTCTACTGCCGAAAAGACGCTTCCAAaactcgagaggaagaaaagaatgAATGCAAAGTCACCTTCCACATCGCTTCCTCGGCTGTCCGCCCCGTCATGGCCGCGAGCGCCGTCGCGGGAGTCGTTGCATCTCTGTTGCACTTCGCGTAA
- the SRS22F gene encoding SAG-related sequence SRS22F (encoded by transcript TGME49_238500~Gene product name based on ToxoDB Community Expert Annotation.~Signal peptide predicted by SignalP 2.0 HMM (probability 1.000) with cleavage site probability 0.770 at residue 20), translating to MRFFVLTLGALALSAHQASADSASTPSSPSQEAESKNICTQSGSLRFNITEAGQSVQFTCDTKLPNLDPTFSTETPEMFEAGKRVKILEFLPDATFKELTADVTPKAEAAATSAKKYSFTVPTLPSGEHDLQVYCRENTVQASSDAQQSKDCQVTFHIASPAVRPVMAAAGAVAGVVASLLHFA from the coding sequence ATGAGGTTCTTCGTCCTCACACTCGGGGCCCTCGCCCTGTCTGCACATCAGGCCTCTGCCGATTCAGCGTCGACGCCCAGCAGCCCCTCTCAGGAGGCTGAAAGCAAAAACATTTGCACACAGAGTGGCTCACTCCGCTTCAACATCACCGAAGCCGGCCAGTCCGTCCAATTTACTTGCGACACAAAGCTCCCTAATTTGGACCCGACATTCAGCACAGAGACTCCGGAAATGTTCGAAGCAGGCAAACGCGTCAAAATTCTCGAATTCCTCCCTGACGCCACATTCAAAGAACTCACAGCGGACGTCACTCCCAAGGCAGAAGCGGCTGCAACTTCCGCGAAGAAGTACAGCTTCACAGTCCCCACCTTACCCAGTGGGGAGCACGATCTTCAAGTTTACTGCCGAGAGAATACTGTTCAAGCAAGTAGTGATGCCCAGCAGTCCAAGGACTGCCAGGTCACCTTTCACATCGCTTCTCCGGCTGTGCGCCCTGTCATGGCCGCTGCGGGCGCCGTCGCCGGTGTCgttgcgtctcttctgcactTCGCCTAG
- a CDS encoding hypothetical protein (encoded by transcript TGME49_238505): protein MRKRQWRRKGIAARPFSGNSGLSYDSSQMETGRPREKMQTHRRACSTGQLLGLFSSLGNTTIQILGSFLGVLYRHIFCFFANTEVAQSPCLSQTGTESQRTAQDAHSRPGKSACLMYLYANAYLHSYVRVCMKSNTRIRMVFYCRITHFFMQSRCLPSI from the exons ATGCGCAAACGCCAATGGCGACGAAAAGGAATCGCAGCTCGTCCGTTCTCAGGGAACAGCGGACTCAGCTACGACTCTTCTCAGATGGAGACGGGGAGGCCTAGAGAAAAGATGCAAACACACCGTCGTGCATGTTCGACCGGGCAACTTCTCGGCTTATTTTCG TCACTTGGAAACACGACAATACAAATCCTTGGCTCCTTCCTCGGCGTTTTGTACAGGCAcattttctgcttcttcgcgaaCACGGAAGTAGCACAGTCGCCCTGTCTTTCTCAGACAGGAACAGAGTCACAGCGGACAGCACAAGATGCACACAGTCGGCCGGGAAAGTCGGCATGCCTCATGTATCTATACGCAAATGCTTATTTGCATTCTTATGTACGCGTATGCATGAAGTCAAATACTCGTATACGCATGGTCTTTTATTGTCGTATCACACATTTCTTCATGCAGAGCAGATGCCTGCCGTCCATTTAA
- a CDS encoding hypothetical protein (encoded by transcript TGME49_238510), whose amino-acid sequence MMSRNSRSGTSSSRGGTEASYSGREGWSERRRSRERESASSSSSRRDRGGDTRRSGGSANEKSESYSSSRKRMSSSSSSSVSYSCSHSSDRSSRRHDSERGASGDKAARLSSSPSAHRPSSPRHRASSSSSSRMSSSSSSSAWPSTRDASVSWSRGSKQGYGSSSRRDKSRSPSRRDREGSRERRYDRRQGSSSRVYGRGSRSGSREGGRRSTSAISDSREKDPLSNPAGASDSEQEAGRRRKASDEILYSSIAVLENIPENCTEEDVEERVRSVSISKGFSVPNGVTFAQMTPQDLRVQLGKALQAPETPEVPSVMTVAYVDFPSVDAAAKFRRSCRTGSLFLFNRHCTVHHLPDRTAALEADADLSQAARVGKSAAGGTGPLRSDSWACFRCNVYNVGSRAACGNCGGVPEADPSQAAGTGDTRGRGARGSCAKGAAEAGVGGWGFDPVENPSAWMVVMDVLGLEVEDFLKAFRRASRKFQVTGETDSGKKSADQSKGDGAGSGSSGRLEIQKCVYVEDIAKEGGGRPNHFLLLRFSSSEASIEGWKCVKSLVGKEVASQLCGARAQVLTRKEKQSMQEMLKIVEKTGSRDDSKDISVLRIKLEDMQDIAKSSSVYEQLLQQWQGLLLPLATNQPPLLTSLDEKSGYYYDASIDLYLDPTTNYYMTSVGDYYIHDSSVSALRRVCSYADQQKLLEQGSEGGRAKADGATGDNGGEATGQEGGRGSGSHGPSNSTDTVASLLAAAQKTAKAAKDALERAKEQRGLDEEQKRQRRLQELQKLEDQHRQNMKQKQLQKQAGCDAIYDETQAGYGQDPNMFTQNGYSAGSGGAYGARQMGDGGPEAEMAQNFSGRFPGSVAPSGYGFPSGGAGASGVSPSPTSGVSRGPMGFTPPPPPPPPGGRGEGVPGKEGQQFFVPHQFGGENAHGAGRGRGGRGGGFGGHERVFEDSRSGLLGVSGIFETGGPTEEDEDESLSRPGGQGAEDRGTRDAGKDDRRAGFSGEKVTKEDARDDRVKSEDDQEKEAFCFLCLRKFVSKDSLLEHETKSKLHAWFVSEQKKSQHKREEKRKKEIELMQLLQLQLA is encoded by the exons ATGATGTCTCGCAACAGCCGCTCTGGCACCTCTTCGAGCAGGGGGGGGACGGAGGCGTCCTACTCTGGCCGCGAAGGCTGGTCAGAGCGtcggagaagtcgagagagagaaagcgcttcgtcttcttcgtctcgccgcGATCGAGGCGGAGACACGAGGCGCAGCGGCGGAAGCGCAAATGAGAAGTCCGAATCGTACTCTAGCAGTCGCAAGCGAAtgtcatcttcctcttcctcatctGTTTCGTATTCATGCAGCCATAGTTCTGACCGGTCTTCCCGGAGACACGATTCCGAGCGAGGCGCGTCAGGAGACAAAGCGGCGCgactgtcttcttctccgtctgctcaCCGGCCCTCTTCACCTCGTCACCGCGCGTCgtcctcatcttcttctcgaatgtcttcttcctcttcctcgtctgcatGGCCTTCTACGCGTGACGCATCTGTTTCGTGGTCTCGAGGCTCCAAACAGGGCTACGGCTCCTCTTCCCGTCGGGACAAGAGCCGGTCCCCGTCGCGTCGCGACCGAGAGGGTTCTCGCGAACGTCGCTACGACCGCCGCCAGGGGTCGTCTTCTCGGGTGTACGGACGCGGGAGTCGGAGTGGCAGCCGCGAAGGCGGCCGCCGCAGCACAAGCGCAATCAGCgactcgcgagagaaagatcCTCTCTCGAACCCTGCGGGTGCTAGCGACTCTGAGCAGGAGGCTGGTCGCCGCAGAAAAGCCTCAGACGAGATTCTTTACTCTTCTATTGCGGTTCTCGAAAACATTCCGGAGAACTGCACTGAGGAGGACGTTGAGGAGCGGGTTCGATCTGTCTCCATTTCCAAGGGGTTCTCGGTCCCGAACGGAGTCACATTCGCCCAAATGACCCCGCAGGATCTCCGGGTCCAGCTGGGGAAGGCCCTGCAGGCTCCCGAGACACCCGAGGTGCCGTCCGTGATGACTGTTGCCTACGTCGACTTCCCCTCTGTTGACGCGGCTGCCAAGTTCCGCCGGTCTTGTCGAACgggctctctcttcctcttcaatCGCCACTGTACGGTTCACCACCTCCCGGACAGAACCGCCGCCTTGGAGGCTGACGCGGATCTCTCGCAGGCAGCGCGAGTTGGGAAGAGCGCGGCGGGGGGCACGGGGCCTCTGCGCAGCGACAGTTGGGCCTGTTTCCGGTGCAACGTGTACAACGTCGGCTCTCGGGCGGCGTGTGGCAACTGTGGGGGCGTTCCGGAGGCGGACCCTTCGCAAGCCGCGGGGACTGGAGACACCCGCGGTCGCGGCGCGAGGGGCTCGTGCGCGAAGGGCGCGGCGGAGGCCGGGGTCGGCGGCTGGGGCTTCGACCCGGTTGAAAACCCCTCTGCGTGGATGGTTGTCATGGACGTTCTCGGGCTCGAAGTCGAGGACTTCTTGAAGGCCTTCCGCCGCGCGAGCCGGAAGTTTCAGGTTACTGGGGAGACGGACTCTGGGAAGAAGTCCGCGGACCAGAGCAAGGGCGACGGAGCAGGTTCGGGATCCTCGGGACGCCTGGAGATCCAGAAATGCGTCTACGTCGAAGACATCGCAAAGGAGGGGGGTGGGAGACCGAACCACTTCCTGCTGCTACGCTTCAGCTCCTCCGAAGCCTCCATTGAGGGCTGGAAGTGTGTGAAGAGTCTCGTGGGCAAGGAAGTCGCGAGTCAACTCTGTGGGGCGCGGGCCCAAGTCCTGAcgcggaaggagaagcagtcCATGCAAGAGATGCTGAAGATCGTGGAGAAGACCGGGTCGCGAGACGACAGCAAAGACATCTCCGTCCTTCGAATCAAGCTGGAGGACATGCAAGACATCGCAA AGTCGTCCTCGGTGTATGAGCAGCTCCTGCAGCAGTGGCAAGGTTTGCTTCTCCCGCTGGCGACGAATCAGCCGCCGCTTCTGACGTCTTTGGACGAGAAGAGTGGGTACTACTACGATGCGTCCATTGACTTGTACCTGGACCCGACCACGAACTACTACATGACTTCCGTGGGAGACTACTACATCCACGATTCGAGTGTCTCGGCTCTGAGGCGGGTCTGCTCGTACGCAGATCAGCAGAAGCTGCTTGAGCaaggcagcgaaggcggcCGCGCCAAGGCGGATGGGGCGACGGGGGACAatggaggcgaggcgactGGGCAGGAGGGTGGGCGGGGAAGCGGGTCGCATGGCCCGTCGAACTCCACGGACACTGTGGCGTCGCTGTTGGCCGCTGCGCAGAAAACAGCCAAGGCGGCGAAGGATGcgctggagagagcgaaggagcaGCGGGGTCTCGACGAGgaacaaaagagacagcgaagactgcaagagctgcagaagctCGAAGACCAGCATCGCCAGAATATGAAGCAGAAacagctgcagaaacagGCAGGGTGTGATGCAATCTATGACGAGACCCAGGCGGGTTATGGACAAGACCCGAACATGTTCACGCAGAATGGCTACAGTGCGGGGAGCGGCGGGGCTTATGGGGCGCGGCAGATGGGAGACGGTGGCCCTGAGGCCGAGATGGCCCAGAACTTCTCCGGGAGGTTCCCCGGATCGGTGGCGCCGTCGGGCTATGGCTTTCCTTCGGGGGGAGCCGGCGCTTCGGGTGTGTCTCCGAGCCCAACTAGCGGTGTCTCCCGGGGGCCGATGGGTTTCACCCcaccgccgcctcctcctccaccGGGCGGAAGAGGTGAAGGTGTGCCCGGAAAGGAAGGCCAACAGTTTTTCGTGCCTCATCAGTTCGGCGGGGAAAACGCACACGGGGCTGGAAggggaaggggaggaagaggtgGGGGCTTCGGTGGCCACGAACGCGTTTTTGAAGACTCGCGGTCGGGCCTTTTGGGGGTCTCGGGAATTTTCGAAACTGGGGGCcccacagaggaagacgaggatgAGAGCCTTTCACGCCCAGGTGGACAAGGTGCGGAGGATCGGGGGACAAGAGATGCCGGAAAAGACGACAGAAGGGCgggtttctctggagagaaagtgaCCAAGGAGGACGCGCGTGATGACAGAgtgaagagcgaagacgatcaagaaaaggaagctttctgctttttgtgTCTGCGAAAATTCGTGTCAAAAGACAGCCTGCTGGAgcacgagacgaagagcaaaCTACACGCGTGGTTTGTCAGTGAACAGAAAAAATCGCaacacaaaagagaagagaagcgaaaaaaggaaatcgAACTTATGCAGCTCCTGCAGCTCCAGCTTGCATAA
- the SRS22G gene encoding SAG-related sequence SRS22G (encoded by transcript TGME49_238520~Gene product name based on ToxoDB Community Expert Annotation.~Signal peptide predicted by SignalP 2.0 HMM (probability 0.999) with cleavage site probability 0.817 at residue 23) has product MKFSLLTLGALAFSAHQAAIVQGDEETTGQPKPNNVCSANSSLTFNLTRAGESVVFTCGETVTTLDPEFNATFPEMYEGNSKVRILEFLPDAKLEEVKNSVDSSRASVSGNTYNFTVPVLPSDEHHLHVNCTAAGEKSKSTVTDCQVFFHIASSAIRPVMAASAIVSLVASLLQFA; this is encoded by the coding sequence ATGAAGTTCTCGCTCCTGACCCTTGgcgccctcgccttctctgcacaTCAGGCAGCCATCGTGCAAGGTGATGAGGAAACCACCGGTCAGCCGAAGCCAAATAACGTTTGCAGTGCGAATAGCTCACTCACCTTCAATCTTACGCGAGCCGGTGAGTCTGTCGTTTTCACCTGCGGTGAAACCGTCACGACTCTGGATCCGGAGTTCAATGCCACCTTCCCGGAAATGTACGAGGGAAACAGTAAAGTTAGAATTCTCGAATTCCTCCCTGACGCCAAACTCGAAGAAGTCAAAAACTCCGTGGACTCATCGCGCGCTAGTGTCTCGGGGAATACGTACAACTTCACAGTCCCCGTCTTGCCCTCTGACGAGCATCATCTCCATGTCAACTGCACGGCCGCTGGGGAGAAATCAAAAAGCACCGTCACGGACTGCCAGGTGTTCTTCCACATAGCGTCCTCTGCTATCCGCCCCGTCATGGCGGCGAGCGCCATTGTCAGTCTTGTTGCATCTCTTTTGCAATTTGCCTGA
- a CDS encoding hypothetical protein (encoded by transcript TGME49_238530~Predicted trans-membrane domain (TMHMM2.0):79-102) encodes MYEGNSKVRILEFLPGATLQEVKSEPESARNNDSEKTYNFTVPILPSDEHQLHVNCTASEAKRQGESTNKDCKVSFYIASSAVRAGLAMSAVVGVVASLLQFA; translated from the coding sequence ATGTATGAGGGGAACAGTAAAGTCAGAATTCTCGAATTCCTTCCTGGCGCAACACTCCAAGAAGTCAAATCGGAACCGGAATCGGCGAGGAATAATGATAGTGAGAAGACGTACAACTTCACAGTCCCCATCTTGCCCTCTGACGAGCATCAGCTCCATGTCAACTGTACTGCCTCTGAAGCAAAAAGGCAAGGCGAGAGCACCAACAAGGACTGCAAGGTTAGCTTCTACATCGCTTCCTCGGCTGTCCGCGCCGGTCTGGCCATGAGCGCCGTCGTCGGTGTCGTTGCATCTCTCCTTCAGTTCGCTTAA
- the SRS22I gene encoding SAG-related sequence SRS22I (encoded by transcript TGME49_238850~Gene product name based on ToxoDB Community Expert Annotation.~Signal peptide predicted by SignalP 2.0 HMM (probability 0.998) with cleavage site probability 0.664 at residue 23), with protein MKFSLLTLGALAFSAQQASLVRGEGDNTSGQQAKDGVCNPNSSLSFNITRAGESVLFTCSETVSNLDPAFSDTIPEMYEGNSKVRILEFLPGATLQKVETTGESRSSGSGKTFNFTVPILPSDEHQLHVNCTKTTASTFRNGDENKDCKVTFNIASSAVRAGLAMSAVVGVVASLLQFA; from the coding sequence ATGAAGTTCTCGCTCCTAACCCTCGgcgccctcgccttctctgcgcaGCAAGCATCTCTGGTGCGAGGTGAAGGAGACAACACCTCCGGTCAGCAGGCCAAAGATGGAGTTTGCAACCCGAATAGCTCACTCAGCTTCAATATTACACGAGCTGGTGAATCTGTCCTTTTCACCTGCAGTGAAACCGTCTCGAACCTGGACCCGGCGTTCAGCGACACCATCCCAGAAATGTATGAGGGGAACAGTAAAGTTAGAATTCTCGAATTCCTCCCTGGCGCGACTCTCCAAAAAGTCGAAACGACCGGGGAATCGCGCAGCAGTGGCAGTGGGAAGACTTTCAACTTCACAGTCCCCATCTTGCCCTCTGACGAGCATCAGCTCCATGTCAACTGCACGAAGACAACTGCTAGTACTTTCCGCAACGGCGATGAAAACAAAGACTGCAAAGTTACCTTCAACATCGCTTCCTCGGCTGTCCGCGCCGGTCTGGCCATGAGCGCCGTCGTCGGTGTCGTTGCATCTCTCCTTCAGTTCGCTTAA
- a CDS encoding hypothetical protein (encoded by transcript TGME49_238860), with amino-acid sequence MGPFHKRRDKQWGRKSRKEMLGTAAPSCQTLGKQESYLAEANPAAGRLMQTGSDTGREVSSWTHIGTVSCSCSTAGRSNDFAHAILVNRSLDQQLLLSEQPLFCRNIQSTVPAVDEIFSAAK; translated from the coding sequence ATGGGCCCCTTTCACAAGCGGCGAGACAAACAGTgggggagaaaaagcagaaaggagatgCTAGGAACCGCCGCACCTTCCTGTCAGACTCTTGGGAAGCAGGAGAGCTACCTCGCAGAGGCGAACCCAGCCGCGGGACGATTGATGCAAACAGGCTCCGACACCGGCCGAGAGGTGTCGAGCTGGACACATATCGGGACGGTATCTTGCAGTTGTTCGACTGCAGGAAGGTCGAACGATTTCGCACACGCGATTTTGGTGAATCGAAGTCTCGACCAACAGCTTCTGCTATCCGAGCAACCGTTGTTCTGCCGAAACATCCAATCCACCGTGCCCGCCGTTGACGAAATCTTTAGCGCTGCGAAATGA